A single Mus caroli chromosome 15, CAROLI_EIJ_v1.1, whole genome shotgun sequence DNA region contains:
- the C15H5orf51 gene encoding UPF0600 protein C5orf51 homolog: MAAAVSGVVRRVEELGDLAQAHIQHLSEAAGEDDHFLIRASAALEKLKLLCGEEKECSNPSNLLELYTQAILDMTYFEENKLVDEDFPEDSSPQKVKELLAFLSEPEILAKENNMHPKPCDLLGDELLECLSWRRGALLYMYCHSLTKRREWLLRKSNLLQKYLVDGISYLLQMLNYRCPVQLNEGVSFQDLDTAKLLSTGIFSDIHVLAMMYSGEMCYWGLKHCTNQQSENHEVDTDVFGASCTSHKEPLDFREVGEKILKKYVSVCEGPLKEQEWNTANAKQILSFFQQHCS, encoded by the exons ATGGCGGCCGCGGTGTCCGGTGTGGTGAGGCGGGTGGAAGAGCTCGGGGACCTGGCTCAGGCTCACATACAGCACCTTAGCGAAGCCGCGGGGGAAGACG ATCACTTTTTAATTCGAGCCTCTGCAGCTCTAGAAAAATTGAAACTTTTatgtggagaagagaaagaatgttCAAATCCATCCAATCTTTTGGAACTATATACCCAG GCCATCCTGGACATGACATATTTTGAGGAGAATAAGCTGGTAGATGAGGATTTTCCAGAGGACTCTTCTCCACAGAAAGTAAAAGAGCTGCTCGCGTTTCTTTCAGAACCAGAAATCTTAGCTAAAGAAAACAACATGCATCCCAAG cCATGCGATTTGCTTGGGGATGAGCTACTGGAGTGCCTCTCTTGGAGGCGAGGGGccctgctgtatatgtattgtcATTCTCTGACTAAGAGAAGGGAGTGGCTCCTGAGAAAATCTAATTTGCttcaaaag TACCTTGTCGATGGGATCAGCTACTTGCTACAGATGCTGAATTATCGGTGCCCTGTCCAGTTAAATGAAGGCGTTTCTTTCCAAGACCTAGACACAGCTAAGCTGCTGAGTACAG GAATATTTAGTGATATTCATGTGCTGGCAATGATGTACAGTGGAGAAATGTGCTACTGGGGATTAAAGCATTGCACAAATCAGCAGTCAGAAAATCATGAAGTTGATACTGATGTTTTTGGAGCAAGCTGCACCTCACACAAAGAACCCTTGGATTTCCGAGAAGTAGGAGAAAAAATTTTGAAGAAGTATGTGTCGGTGTGTGAAGGACCTCTGAAGGAGCAAGAGTGGAACACCGCAAACGCAAAGCAAATCTTAAGTTTCTTTCAGCAGCACTGTAGCTAG